In Carassius auratus strain Wakin chromosome 20, ASM336829v1, whole genome shotgun sequence, the genomic stretch TCAGATGTCGTTTCCTTGGAATATGGCCAAAGCTGGTCACAGCCCTGCTCTAAGAAACATACCTCCCTTCCCTGATGCAGCTCTTCTGAATCACCGCCCCACTAACGGAGAGCATCCATGTGCAGCAAAGAATGAAAAtagatttctttatttattctttatatcCTAGCtatagactaaaaataaaaataaaaaagagaggaaaacaaaaacagtaatggGATGGTGAAATAAAGGTGTGAGGTGAGAAGAAGTTGACTTTGCTGAACAGATGGCTGTGTGACAGGCCAGCGGTGCCTCTGTATGACACAGCCTGTGTTGATTGCATTTCTATCGATGAGATGCAGCTGCTTTGACAGCTTTGCTTCATGCTGACGCAACCTTCTCAACAGAAATCCAATTTCCTGCTGACTCATCCTCACACTCACTGGCCTTCTAACATCCTCTAACATACTGGTTTTAATGCTGGATAATAATAGGACAAATCATTTCGTTTTTGTGTATATcgtaataataaatgaaacaaaagtaaCAAATGTATTTACTTATGTAGCTTGCTTTTTTATTGGACTAAATTCCTAATCTTAATAAAGATCTACTTAAAACTGCATTGTAAGgctaaaactaaacattttgtaacaatattatacatgtattagttttttttattattatttcatatatatatatatatatatatatattaaaatttaaggTTTTAGCCATTACTCTGTgggcctgtttcataaaacaagtttaccaaataagacAGGTTTATTTTAGTTAGTCAGACTTACTGTGagttgatttggttcaaaataagtcagactaactgaaataagtctGGCTTTcattggtaaacttgttttaagAAACAGccccgtcttcagtgtcacatgatccttcagaaattattctaatacacTGATCTGATGCTCAGGATGTCAGCacttattttgaaatatacatttttgcaaGCATGTAAACGTCTTTACATAATTGCATCCttcttgaataaaaatattaatttctttaacgTTTACATCTCtaatgtaactttttataaatatatttttttaataataaatgctaacaattattcttttattattgttgatatattacatattatgacATTATTAACGTCTCAACTGTGTGGTCTGGCTCAATCATAAACTAGAGGGTCAGATGGTATCCTTCCACCTCCTGGTCAATAAACTCCAAAACCTACAGGAGGTTCAAAGTACTTGGCAGAAAAAGGCTTGGCCTGACAACATGCAAAACAAGGACATCCACAGCACGCACATGCAAAGCATTAGGTTCATGCATGGGCCTAGTAAAGCAAACACAACTCAAGATCTCAAGATCTGTAACGCAGGTCACTGGCTTTGGGTTTCAGTTCGTTACATAGTCTTTCAGTGCATGAAGTTCCTTAATAAGGAAAACATTTTATCTACTTAATGAGATGTTAAAATACTAGCACCGTTTAATAAGCCTTAGCGAGGTTGCCAAGAGGCTGGGTCTTAATAAAAGCCTGAAAACCATATCCAGTGACTAACTCAGCCTTCGTTAGAGCAAATGCTGCACAGTAATCCAAATGTTAGTGAAAGACAATGTGGTGAATCACAGACAAACACAGGGTGCTGTAGGTAGACAATCACAATAGAGTGACTCTGATGAACATTCAACAACCTTACAAGTCATTTTGCATCTGGAATAGATTCACTGCTGATTTCTGGACCAGGACTAGGTTTAGGCTGGACAATAATTATTGtttcacctgtcgagtaaaatgGAAACCGTTATCTTAAATTACAGGTCACATGAAagattttattgtaatgtattctTCCACAGCTCTTAGGATGGCCCAAAAATTGCTTTATACCTTTAAAATTGAGCTTCAaccatgtaaatataatttacatcCACTTAGTTAGCACCTACTACACATTAAAGTCAATATCTGTATgatttactttatatataaacCTTTCTACAAAggctttattttgtaataataatcataaaagatAACACTTTCAAATACAGAAGTTAGCATCTTTAAGAATACCAGGATGTGTGATAAAAATcctaaacacaaaaacattagaaatgttttgtgaaaCCTGTAGAATGCCAGTACTTCTTGTCCACTGAACTTGACTGTCGTTCATTTGCCAGCCCTAAATTTAGACACAACAAAATTGACCAAACCCCTTGTGCTGCACtccataaataatataaaactatattagcATCAGGAAGACAAGAGGTGCTCAATACCCAATGTCCTAGATGACTGATACATACATCACTTGAACGCTCAAAATGTCTATCGGGGAAATGGCCAAGGACAGACAAGTGAGATGAGTCCTGTCTTCTGTGACACTTCATTCATTTCAGTGTTAAACATGGAGATAAACTGCATACACCTTCAACTCATTTCAAACACTATAGCAGACCAGAATCCAGACATGGgctattaatataaaatgttgtgCAGCCAGCAACATTTAAAGATGATAGGTGATTCTGACTATTCATTTTGACATGAATCTGAGCAAATCCATCATCTTTTTAGACTACAAAACATGTCCTTAGTGATATTTATCTCTTATTTAAGGGACTTGAGAGTAtggaaaaaactaatttttaccATCAGAACTGAACAaacttgttttttagttttttatagtGTTAAAATCCCCTCAAGTATGAGCAAATATAATAAACAACCTCAGAGGGCGACCCAACTAAAGTACTGACATCTATATATACAGGATCAGAGTTATAAATAGCTGCATGTTTAGTGTTTTTGCTTGATCTGTTAAATTTGTTCCTGCTGTTCATGCCACCTGAGCAACATCACGTGTCTCtactgagacagcagagatcagACACCTTCTCAACTGTGGCTGAGGCTTTAGCATCGATTTGAACAAAGCCGAACTAGTATCCCCTTTGTAAAATAAAGGTCAAGTGTATTTATTGTAACTATATAACTGCAAGTTATTACTTTCAATTATGTCTAAGAGTTGTATATATTTAAAGAGGTTAGCCTAAATTATCCACTACTATTCAAGCATTTGGGGTCAGATAAATAAAATACCTTTATTTATCAATGACACATTATACTGATCAAAAGTggccataaatatatttataatcttttcaaaagatttcaaattcaaataaatgctaatattttAGGAAACACAACTTCCAACTGGGATAGCAAGAAGaaatgttggtaacactttacttaaagcctttatgtataatgcattacataATACATAAAGTATAAATATCGGAAAGTAACAACTTGCAGCTCTACAATTCAGATACAGATCAATTCATTTGATGCATTCATCAGAGCAATTCAAACTGGCAATTCCTGAGTTCATAAGTCTTTTGAACAACTCGTGACTTTAGCAAACCATAGCAATACAGTACCAGTCAACTATCCAATAGGGGATAGTTAGCAGAGTCAGAACTAAACCTAAACAATTTAAGGCTCACCTCCTCCATCCTGCTCTGCTTTGATCTGGGCCTCCAGGTCTTCTGGGTCCACGTACTGGTAGTTCTCCTCCTCTGGTGGTTTGCACTTTCCACAGcagaaacagcagcagcaacagcagcagcaacaggaGAAAACGGCACAGCACATGACCATAGCCTGCGGTAAAGACACAGACCTCAGATCAGAGACGTCTCTCTCAAAAAGGTAGAGGTTTCATTCCACAGCGACAGGAGACGTTTGCAAGTGGCTACTAGTATGTTACAATATTTGTCATGCTAGGAAGTTCGAGGAAAGAAGTTCAAACCCAAGGGAAATGATTGGCAAAACAAAGAACATCAGCATTTATTTATAGCTTTGTAGATCAAAACAGGCTGATGCATTTTAATCAGGCTCAGCTGTCTTGCCTTCTGCATTAAGCCTATTTGAGAAAATGATCACATCTGGATCAAAAgccaaaataaattcaaaatgtagCATCTCAAAGAGAACAAAGCTCACTTAATGTCTGATCTGTTCAGATTATAAGAGCAGATTGGGGTGACACCAATCTCCTTCTGCAATCCTTCTGCTCTGTTCTCAATTCAATTCGCTTACAGTGACAGAAACCCACCAAGGACATATAGCAttaaacactgtttatttttgattatctTTCTAATAATACttcataaacagatttttttttttttattcacaccaAGAACTATGTAATTCCTTATTTCTTTAAAACGGTATCTGTGAGTAAGTTAACATCACTTCAGAATGTCAGTTTAGGTCAACACActttgtttacagcaaagacaatcTGTAACATAGAGCCTCTATTTACTGATGCATAATAAAGCTGTTTATAGGGAAACGAGCTCTCACCTTGAACCACCACTTCGACATGAGGAAGTAGTATTTGACACTCTCTTCTCCAAACTGCTCGGACACGTAGAGCCCCATGGAGCCATATTCATCGTAGATCTTGCGCTTGGTCTCATCGTTGAGGATCGAGTTGGCATTGTTGATTTCTTTAAACTTTTCTGCGGCTTCGGGGTTGTCTGGATTCTTGTCTGGATGGTATTTCAGAGCCAGTTTTctgttaaacaaataattttgtgaGTCCTGAATCTAACAACTCAAGAATCAAATGGTTAATCAGATTTTGAATATTATGTTTatgcaaaatacataaaaatttaagggaaaacacacacacaacacatatatacacaatacatacatacatacacatatatatatatatatatatatatatatatatatatatatatatatatatatatatatatatatatacatatatacatacacatatacatatatatatatatatatatatacatatatatatatatatatatatatatatatatatatatatatatatatatatatataaataatcatctcatatattatatacatattatgaaGGTAGTTTTGAGAAGTTTTGTGAGAATCAAAGCAAGCTCGTACtgctttaaagaaaaatattttgtttggatttagaaataatgatttgtttgtatttaatgaaaaaatgatttattgataAACAGGTCTATAATCACAATTTAtgtttagtttttcaaattaaatgaaaacaaataaatgaagaaaatgatttagtactcaaatatattattttttttaaataagttagcatcctgtaatataaaaaaaatattgacatgctaaaataaaattgtaaaaattagTGCAATAATTGTGGTAAACTAATAATTGGCAGTTATTAACAACTATAAAGAATAATTGACAGTATGaaatagggatgtcaaatttcgattatttccatgatcgatcgtcgtttaaattaacgatcaattaatcgattaatcgttaaccataatactgcaaaatgggtctattgcaggcacgcagtcagcggtatgacaggatgtgcaaaagccacacacacacacaaaacgctttctcacttgaattaaagaggttttagtctgaataaaatgctagtagcaggattataaaatgaatagatgcgattatgatcatttgataaaatgaagagattgcgccatacttttgaggtcattttactttgttgacagtttccaatcccgcacggagaacgctgaacgcgcctctttaaatggttttgtggtgctcgttgttgtattttaaagcacaattgcaatgatttcaactgacattattgtataaaattatccgaaatgtggagcgcgtgtgactgcgctgcacattaagtgaactacatcggcgctgctgcaccaaaacacagttgctcacattcatttgatcctgctggattctgtcctagaaaatgtcagatttttaaaaatccggcatacagcgcattagatcgtgacagtgcatgcgtgcagacgaggatgagcgagcgcggctttggctagatttatttggaggttattgctcaagtctcattcggcacaaatcgaaatgtttccatattcgcaatgtatttgaatgttaaactattatttataatgtaaactaggcttgtacttaacacgcattcgcatatagacggaaaagatgatcctcttcatatgagcaaaaacgcgcccacacttctgttttaaatccgttaatcttaattagcctatttaagtcggatatatttcgcatagccgatttaaaaaaataaaataaaaaacatgaaaacaaattgttatttttattttgggcctattacttagtaggctataaattttccttaaagcatcccattttgtcccagggcttagatcctgtgccctagtcaggtccatgcagaaacttgtgaacgatgctcggcgtcaccgtttagtgacagcagtgatttctccaggaatgtgtcggtcacagcgcctattaatcgctgttttgaatccagcaattatttatttagaaatgataagatctgattatgacaagtgtggtataaaagctttgtttattagaggaataataggttaactggaaaatgttagatcgcgaccatgcttttggaccccatagtcttcatttacgcggctttgttctggtttgccggttggtcacgaatttccacaaattcagtatatttaggcattgtttcttttcctaaatcttcatagtctaaccctctaatttcccaggtttattttattatctttcgcttttaataactgttttcgcatctcttactgtggtaaacatgggaagggaaattaaagatttcatgaattaagaattcgttcgatttattaatttgttcccttgtttcacttaaatcatgggttatttagggaacaaaattaatgaaacatggacaattgccacattaataattcgtaggaatgaattaacaagttgtaggaatgaatagtacctgtcctgtcactgtgtcccgcagccctgcaaagcgcacgatataaaacagttatctgatgaaatgattagtaactactgcatttaatgttgaagaacttttatgttgtttctattttaatgtactttgaagtttaaatcacattaaaagcttaatttgtacattgtgaatgaatgatgatgcttttatatatcgtcaccgtcactcacagccgctcgcacgtgttgagtgcgcatgagccgcacgcagcccaacattgaatcggttaaccgaccatcgatagccttaatcgattgcatctcttatcgacaattaatcgatcatcgattaatcgttgacatccctagtatgAAAGCAGCACTGGATTCAAGGATTCAAAGCGTTTACTGTCATATACCTAGTGAGGAAAACAAGTTTCCCTAAACAGTTCAATTCTTACTTTGCTGTCCACAATGAATGCCAAGAAAGTGCAaaaactgtacacacacatatacaagctatacacacatatatacatacaatgtTAGAAGAGCAGAGGATGTAGCAATGGTGCATGTAGTCTAGAATTTTTATAAACAGGTTTAAAATATTCTTTATCCACTATTTCTAAGGAAAACTGAATAACTGCAAGTTAATGTGACAGTGTTTAGTGTACCTGTAGGCTCTTTTAATGTCCTCTGCTGTGGCCCCTTTCTCCAGTCCCAGCACCTTGTATAAACTGTCCCCTGTAGTGGACATCTTTCTCTGAGGCCTGTCAGAGTGCGGCTTGGCGTCAGCCATGTTTCAATGCtggagaacaggaaaaacacacaGAATTATGAAGAGGGATATTTAAACAAAAAGTGTCCAATGGGAGCTGCTCTTCAAAGAACTCAGCATCACATTATTGACATATAGAACAATGTACACAGCCAAAGCAAGCAGAAAGCACTAGTTTAACAACACAATGTGCGAACACAAGGTGTGGCGAAGGTGAATCCtgtgttaatgttgaaaacaaacgGCGCAGTTTTCAGATGCTTATCCATCAGGACATGATAAACACTTCAGAGAAATCTTTTATGAGACGTTTCCTGTCATAACCACAGGATGCAATGGTGGGCAAAGCAACGGGTTCCCATTCTCAATGTCTTTGCTTAAGATGATTATGTTTTGCTGATCTCACAGATTACAATTCCATCTTGACAAAGGCTATTAGGGTGGATCTTTTTGAGACATTCCTATTGAAACACATCATCACCAAAACTACTGTGTAATTAATAATGCTCAAGTTTAAACTAGCACACATTCCTTaacctttgacattttaaatgttaggAAAGATTTCTctcacaaataaatgctgttctttttaactttctactcctcaaagaatcctgaaaaaaaaattcattcagacattaaacagcacaattgcagatataattaatttttatacagtcttacaaatgtttatttagaaaattattggATTTACACTAAAAGAACTTTCCCTGTTCCAAACTACTAAGCCAAAGTGACTTTTGGAGCTTGAAATAATTCACTTCATTCATTCGAGAAAATGTTGGAGGCAGTTAACAGATGATCACACAGCCAGAGGTGTCACAGActgttaaaacaattataaaatagaTTCAAATCTTCATCAAAGAACACAGTACACTAGAAAGCCAAACAAGCACCCGCATCACTGCAGCTGTGAGAGTTTCAGATGAACCTCTGTTCATCAAGCTGTAAGCTTATCCCAGGCTTAACTCTAGTCAATGTATTTCAGATGAATCTAGCGGCTGTGTCATGTCTAATGAGAAAGCACACTAATCACACAGGTCACTTTCTTCCAGATTATGACAACTGGCTCAAAGCTCCTAAATAATGCAGTGTGACACGATGAAGCTGATACAACTTTATATGCCAATTCAAACCTTGTGCTGTTTACATTAACACTCAGTTTACTGGGAAGCACAAAACTGTTAGAAAGCAAACAAGTTCTTTACAAGCCAAGGTAGCTAATATATTAACATGATTCTCATAATTCTGCCAGGTGTTTGAAGATGGCTTTGAGGTCCTAAGAAAAAGCTGAATACTttcattcacaaaaatgtattgtggtttccacaaacatatatgtttaacataactccaaatcagcatattaaaataattcctgaaggatcacgggacactgaagactggattaatgtcagatgaaaattcagtttttttactCAACATAAATGACAAATGCCTTTGAATTGAAGCATTTAAAacactttgttttcattttaaaattactgtaGCACCATTGTGACCGATCTAATCAATACTGATTTCAatttcatttgaacattttttCTTTACACTTGATTCTTCATAGAGTGTCTTCTGATAAACGGTCGATTGGTCAAACTCAAACAGCAGCACTAGCAGTAAATCATTACCTCCCTTCTCAAAGACCAGGTAAGCATGTGTCTGGTCCAGTCTTGATCAAAAACTATAATACTGCTCAAAAACAGCTGTTCAAAAAGACGTAGAAAACAGCAGTTATTAGAAATAGTCACTTCCTTTGCTCAACTTCACTGGCTTTCATAACAGTTCTACGTCAATGGTTTCCTTACACTTGTCCGCAAATACATATAGTTAATGAAAAATGCGTTAACTCCTATTTGTTGCATCAAAACACATCTGGGCTGTCCAttgataatgtttatttttaacctTTCGTGGATATGCATCTGAGGTATTATCATAGTCATCATATTTACACTACTTGTCGGCTGTTGTAATAGGCGTGTGTCCTTGCGAAACTATAATCCAGTCCTAATCCAGTCCAGATTACTATACCCTTCAGACCCGGTATTTTCACTCATTGTCAGGTTAACCATGACCTATTTGGTTTGACCTGGACAAGAGCAACTACAAACAATCTCTAAAGCTCAGTCAACACAGTTTAACATGGAGTTTATTCATCTTTATTCGGGATTATTGATATATCTGGACGGATCTGAGAGGAAAGCACGCGACTCCACCGGCAAATTCACATCTAACGTAACGTTAGTGACAACAAAACCACTTTGAATATATAACCTTCAATAGATTTACATTAATTAAACACCTATTGTGAAAGCTACACACGATGTTGACTTGTTTATGAGTTCGTTATTAATTCGCAATTACTTTTATCGATAAAGCAAACGGCTGACTAAAAGACAGTTAGCATTAGCACGCCTAGCCACGATAACGGATTTTTGTTGAATTTGAGCAGCACATTTAAACAGTCGATTTAAACTCACCTTGAACTGGGTGGTAATATGATATAATCAATAGCGGCTGAATCATAGAGGATTCAGCTATATGGTTCTTTAGATATCCTATGTACAGCTCCTCATTGCTATCACCGCATGTCCTCCCTTGAAAGCATAGAGCGCTCGGAGGGAGTTCCGAGGAGGACGCGCCTGATTATTAGAGTCGACTCTTTGAACTGAATCGCTAACATGTTCGACTCCGTTGAAAGAGGGTGCGTAGGGACACGACTGATTCATTGGAATTGAAGCTTTAGCGGAGTCGACTCTCGTTTAATGGATTATTACTGTAGTATACCATTGGGCGTAATCGATGCCTTGACTTTGATCTACGCAAATGACTCCGGACCGATTCTATCATTAATAATGGTTAACATTAGTCAAGGCAAGGATATATTAAACGCACCGCACATAAGCAGCTGAATTTATGATTTTACAATCATACGGAgtaatatcagtttttttttttttttttttaaacatgctttttatggtttgtttttcaaaataaaagtctgaaaCACTAttgtattatactttttttaagcaTAGTGAGCTTCGGTTTATTTAcccaacttaataataattgcaataataaCGATACAAATAATTACGATACTCTAAtttatgcttatttaaaaaaaaatttaattaaccaTTTCTTTCGATTTTGGGGATAACATTGTAAACCATTTACATTTTAGGCAATTTTTAAACTGCAAGCATACAATATCTTGCCAGTTCCTAAAGagcccttcctcaaatcttgccctggaggtccaatgcactgcagagtttagctccaaccctgatcaaagtcacctgtctgcGATTTTCGAATGATCACAAAGACAGCGATTtccattgattagcatgctcaggtgtgctTGATTACGGTTAGAGCTAAATgccgcaggaaagtggatctcgagatccagatttgaggatccctgtccTAAAGCAACACCTACAAATTTTCTTCCCAATCTGACAGACGTCATTTGTGTACTTGTACTTATTTTCCTTATGCATTTTAATTAGTACAGGACATCGCTAAAAAATTATAGTGTAGAAAACATTGAGTAAAAgagttaatttattacattttagcaACAGATCAGGTGATTTACAGAAATTCTCTCCCTTCATTTGTACCAGTACACAGAACAACAGAGCTGGAAAAGCAGGAGAAGGATCTTAGATCTTTTTATTATTGTctataaatacaattacaaaagtTTTACTCACTAATGAAGAACAATCTTCAAAGAGTTACTAGTCTGGTCCCCTACTGGAATGTAAACAGGTCTATATTGTTGTAAacgcacaacaacaacaaaaaaatacagcatttagaTCAATAATATACCAGTTAGTGATGTAGTAGTACAACTGTTTATTG encodes the following:
- the LOC113120428 gene encoding dnaJ homolog subfamily C member 5-like isoform X3, translating into MADAKPHSDRPQRKMSTTGDSLYKVLGLEKGATAEDIKRAYRKLALKYHPDKNPDNPEAAEKFKEINNANSILNDETKRKIYDEYGSMGLYVSEQFGEESVKYYFLMSKWWFKAMVMCCAVFSCCCCCCCCCFCCGKCKPPEEENYQYVDPEDLEAQIKAEQDGGVGR
- the LOC113120428 gene encoding dnaJ homolog subfamily C member 5-like isoform X2; amino-acid sequence: MADAKPHSDRPQRKMSTTGDSLYKVLGLEKGATAEDIKRAYRKLALKYHPDKNPDNPEAAEKFKEINNANSILNDETKRKIYDEYGSMGLYVSEQFGEESVKYYFLMSKWWFKAMVMCCAVFSCCCCCCCCCFCCGKCKPPEEENYQYVDPEDLEAQIKAEQDGGGETIIIVQPKPSPGPEISSESIPDAK
- the LOC113120428 gene encoding dnaJ homolog subfamily C member 5-like isoform X1 encodes the protein MADAKPHSDRPQRKMSTTGDSLYKVLGLEKGATAEDIKRAYRKLALKYHPDKNPDNPEAAEKFKEINNANSILNDETKRKIYDEYGSMGLYVSEQFGEESVKYYFLMSKWWFKAMVMCCAVFSCCCCCCCCCFCCGKCKPPEEENYQYVDPEDLEAQIKAEQDGGGSDVPILIQPSSNVNTSESMHFAASQSKYNTQN